The following nucleotide sequence is from Pseudobdellovibrionaceae bacterium.
GAGGTCTTAATGAACAAAATAGCTAGAGTACCTAAAAAAGGGGCTGGGCGAAGACTTGCACAGAAACTTAAAGAACTTGGACAACAAAAACCACCACAAACACTGATTGATAAAATAAATGGAGATGAAAAGAAAAAAGTGGCAGCACCTACTCCATCTGCTTCAAAAGACGTGGAGATTTAATGCAGATATTAAGAGACCCTGAGTTTTTATCTAAATATTTTCATAGCCTTGAAGCTCAACCAAAATGTCTTGTAGATACAGGATTTCTTTATGCACTTGCTTATGCTGATGACCGTTTGTTTGAACAGGCCAATGATCTTCTTGATCTGCTTTCTGATCACGGCGTAATATTTTATATAAATGTTATCAGTAGAATGGAGTTTGTTGATCTGCTTTTTCGTAAGCAAGTAACACAAGGGTGCATTGAGCTTTTTAGTAATATTAAACATAATACCCAATACAAAGGTATTTTCAATTTACTCAAAGATATTCGGGATAAAGACACAGCAGCTCGTAGAAAAAGCCAATCTTATAAACTTGATGAATATCGACTAAAAAAGCTTCGTGAAAACATTAAGTTCGTTCATGAACTTGGAGGCTGGGAAGATTTTTGCCAGAAATATGTTGGCTCCATGTTACAAAACGAATGGATGATGATTGAAGAAGACCTTGGACTCAATTTTGTTGAGGTCATGGAAGGAAGCGTTTCCGATGAAATCACTTCACCGCTTCGTTGGAAAGACATGGTTGATCTCATGGGCGAACATGGTCTTCGAGGTCCTGATGCCATGATTCTACATTTATTTATGAAGAGCAAATTTGAAGTTCTTATCACGACAGATAGCGATTTTAAGTTGTGTCTGGACAATCAATTTTTTACATCAAGAAACAAAGCTGTTTATTTATTAACTTAAATACTCGTACTCATACATCTTTCCAAGTTAACGACCAAAGTCCAGAAGCGGTCTTATATAAATTCAGAATTACGCTCTAAGTGCCGACAAGTCTTATAAAATTATAATTTTTTGTAGTCTTTTTTGTGAATATCCAAAACAAAAGATTAGGACACACAATAGGAATAAACATGAACTTTACATGGCAAGATTTTTTTCACGAATTGTTTATCAAGATTGTATCGGAATTCGACTCTAAATCACTAGCCGAGTTAGTTTACAGAATATTTCCTGAAAATGCCATGATGGACAGAGATGAAAACAACAGAGAGCTGAGATTTGAAGAGTTTGATCCTTGTTCATTTCTCGCACGTTTTAACCGCCAAGAGCGTACCGATAAAAAAATTGAATACTGTATAAAGGCGAAAGAGATATTGAAATTAACTTCAAATATCCCACAAGATTTCAATGGAATTCCTATCTTCAATAATATGCGATGGATGTTCTTCCCTTTCAAAAAAGAACGGAGCAAGTTTGAATATGAAGCTTTGTGGGCATTTTCAAAAAAATTGGCAGAAGGGGAAATAACAAGAGAAACGCTAAATAATGCTAGAAAAAGCTTTGGAGCTGGTTTAACTTACCTAACGACCATTGCTTATATCGTATGGCCTGAAAAATACTTGCCACTCGATGACAGAACAAAGTCGTATTTACAAAAGAGAGCCCCATTTTTTGAAGATATGATTACTTCGGCAAAACGTTCAGAAGAACCTTTTGAGCTATACCATTCTATTCTAAAAAAACTACCAGATGTGATTCCAGGAAAAACCTGCGCTGATATAAGTTATTCTGCATATTTAGAAGATATTAACAAAGATTCAAAACCTTCTGGGCTAACAAATATCATCAAACCAAATGAAATAAGGTATTGGTCTATTGCACCTGGTGAAAATGCTGAATATTGGCATGAGTGGCAACAAAAAAATCTTATTTCTATTGGTTGGAATGAACTCGGCGATCTATCTAAACAAGATTCACTAGATGAAGTGGGAAAAATATATAAGAAAAAATATAAACCTGAAGGGTCTGCAAAGAATAATATTTTAGCAAACTTTGAATTTGCTCACCGACTAAAAATAGGAGATGTGGTTTTTGTCAAAAAAGGTCGAACTGAACTTTTGGGAGTAGGCAGAGTTATATCTGATTATAAGTTTGCTGCAACAGAAATCCAATCCCATACTCGGCAAGTAGAATGGATGAGTATTGGTACATGGAAATTAAAAAGCGATAAATTTGCAATAAAAACCCTTACTGATATTACGGAGTACGAATCATTCGTTGAAAATCTTCTTAAACTTAGTGGATTAGATGATTCTTCAATAATTGGAGACATTGTGAATAAATTAAAAGAACCATCAATGAATAAGAATACTATATTTTGGGGGCCTCCTGGCACTGGAAAGACGTATAAACTTCTTCAACTTCAAAATGAATTTGAAGATCAAGAAACAAGTACAGCTTCGGATCAAGTTGTTCAGTGGGTTCAAGATACGGACTGGTGGGATGTTGTTGCTGCTGCAATGTATGAAATTGGAAAACCAGTTTCTGTGCCTGAATTATTTGAACATGAGTTTATCCAAATTAAGGCCAAGCAGTCCTCAACTAAAACACCTAAAAACACACTTTGGGCAATGCTTCAAACGCATACAGTTCAAGATTCGGTGACAGTTAAATATGGACGCAGGCAAGAGCCTCTCGTTGTAGACAAGTCGGAAGACTCAAAATGGTTTTTAACGGGAAATTGGGAAGAGCAACTTTCTGATTTAGTTTCTGAAATCCAAAGCCTACGCGATGTAAAAACAGTTAAACGTTATGAAATGGTTACATTTCATCAAAGTTATTCGTATGAAGAATTTGTTGAAGGTATAAGACCAGAAATCCAATCCGATGGAAATAGTGTAAGTTATCAAGTAAAAGATGGTATATTTAAAAAATTATGTCAGAGGGCAATTGAAAATCCAGACAAGAACTATGCAATATTTATTGATGAAATAAACCGTGGAAATATCTCTAAAATATTCGGTGAACTCATTACCCTTATTGAAGAAGATAAACGTTTAGGTGCTCCACATGAAGTTACGATTACTCTTCCCTATTCTGGGAAAAAGTTTGGTGTTCCTAATAATTTATACATAATTGGAACCATGAACTCTGTAGATCGTTCTATTGCTCTTGTTGATATGGCTTTACGTCGAAGATTCGATTTTATATCTATTAGACCTGATAGCTCACTTCTTTCAAATAGTGGAATTCATGAGTTTGATGTTCGAAGTATTTTTGAAAAGTTAAATAATAAAATATCCGTAATTCTTGGGACTGAATACCAAGTTGGTCACAGTTATTTTATGGATAAAAATGTTGGTTCAATAGCTTCTTTTAAAAAAATATGGTTTGGTGGTGTTTTGCCTCTTTTACAGGAATATCTCTTTGATGACTGGGATAAGCTTGAAGCTTTAGTTGGAAGCTTTGTTAAAAAAACTGAAGTTAAAGATTTAGAAAACCTATCTCTTCCTAAATTTTCATTTGGCTCTTTCATTGAAAACAATATTGCCGATGAAGTTTTCATAGAGTTTATGAAAAAGTTGGAATAATATGAAATTTCTGAAATTTTTTGAATATGGAGGATTTGAAAAGTCGCTTGGCGAAGAATCTAATTCTATTTCCGATTTAAACCTTACTGATGCTGAACTTCAATATTTACGTTCCATTTCTGAGAAAACCATAATTGGAAGTCCTATATTTGAAATAACACAGTCTAAGATCAATGCCACATCTATTGTAGGCGTAATAGCTTTTGATGGGGTTCATATTGAGATTTTACCTAAACTTTTGAGAAATAATAGGTCTTCCAATAACAACAATAACTCAAGTATTTTGCAGAATTTAATGTTTATGCTGTCATACACAAATGAATTGGATATTTATGATAGCGGCGTGGGATCTCTTTCTGAAAATTCAGATTCCTTTATTGAGGCATATATAGCAATTTTTGCGGACAGACTTTCAAAGCATCTTATTCGTCACGGCTCTCCAAAAGCTTATGTTGAAAAAAATGAAAATTTAAATACAGTAAAAGGAAAAATTGACTTTGCAAAGCAAAGTACAATAAATTGTTTCAACCAATCTCGCATATATTGTAATTATGCCGAGTTTACAGAAGACAATGGACTCTCCAGAGCTTTTAAATTTGTTTCTCAATCGTTAATACAACTTACCAAAAGCTCATCGAACACTTCAGTATTAAATAGATGTATCGGTCTTTTAGACGGAGTTAAAGGTGAATATATTACTGGAAGTGAAATAGATCGTCTTTCAATTGGAAAAAGAAATCAAAACTTTATTGCTCTTATTAACTTAACAAAAATGTTCTTAAAAAAGATGCGACCTGAGTTTTCTGGGCAAAAGAAAAACAAGGCATTTACTCTTCTTTTTGATATGAACGAACTTTTTGAAGAGTTCGTATTCATGGTCTTAAAGAGGAACGAATCTTATCTAAATATTAAAGTCCAAGCGCAAAAGCATAAACGTTTGGTAAATGCAGAAAGAGACTTTTTAAGAGATGGAGAATGGCAAAACAGAGCACTATTTGCCACTTATACTGATATTTCTATTACTCTTAGTGATGGACGTATTTTTATTATTGACACAAAATACAAGGTTGTTCATTCAGGCAAAAATCATTATGGAATCAGCAACCAAGATGCCTATCAAATTCTAGCTTACAGACAGATTCATAAAGACGAAGTAGAGCCATCTGTCGTTCTTCTTTATCCACGATCAAAAGAGGACTTACAGAAAGAATTTAGAATAAATGGATCGGAAACAACATTTATGGCATGGACAGTAGATATTTCTGTTGATCTTGGTAAAAACATGAATTTATTAGTAGAAAACTTAAGAAATTTAATTACAGTTGTAGAACAAAAAAGCTCTTAGTTTCTAAACAAAGATAAACCACGACACTAACATTTTTAAGGGTTTTGTTTTTGTAAAAGCAAAAGAAAACAGTTAGTTAACCTATTCTTAAATTTTTTATATAAGATATAATGCTCTTGCCTTGACTAAAGACATAGAGGCCCCACATTTACTAAAATTAGTATCGTGAGGGCGGTAGCTAAATTCTTTTACAGAGGGGGTTTTTTGGAGCGTTTTCCATATCTTGCAGGCTTGCTTAGCGAAAATTTACGTAATTCAACAACAAAAGAAGAAAGGCTTAGGGGTTGGGCTAAACCTCCAAGTCAAACAGAGATAGAAAAGTGTGAGCGAGCAGAACGCATGATTAGGCAAGCCATAGAAGAGGACCCAAAGTTATCTAAGATGGACATTTCAGTTTATGCAAAAGGTTCATATGCGAATAGGACTAATATTCCTTCGGATAGTGATGTGGACATTGCTGTCGTCGCTAATTACTATCATTTTAATGACTATCCCGCTGGCAAAACAGCCTCTGACTTCGGATTTAGTAACACAGGTTATTTATATACTACTTTTAAAGATAACGTCTTGGAGGCTATTGAAAATAAGTTTGGAAAATCAGAGGTCAGTGCTGGAGAGAAATGTGTGAAGGTGCGCTCAAATAGTTGCAGAGTAGATGCCGATGTTGTACCTCACTTCGTACATAAACGTTTTGCATTAGACAAAAGTTCTCAAGAGGGAGTTTCTATTAAAACCGCTGGAACAACCATCTATAACTGGCCCAAGCAGGATTATGAAAACGGTGTACAAAAAAACGAAAGAACTGGGAAAAGATATAAAGCCCTTGTAAGGATTATTAAAAATACTCGCTCTAAGATGAGAGAAGAAGGATATACCTCTGCTAAGAATGTAGCTTCATATTTAATTGCTTGCCTTGTTTGGAATGTGCCAGATTATTTTTTTGATGAAGACTCATACGAAAAGATGACCGCAGATGCTATTGACTTTCTTATTGAGCAGACATCTGATCTTGCAAACGTAAAGGAATGGGGAGAAGTTAATGAGCTTAAATACTTATTCCGAACTTCTCAGCCCTGGAAACTAGATGAGGTTCATCAATTTTTAAGAGATGCTAAAACATTCTTGGCGGAAATGTAGTATGAAATACGCTTGGGATGTAAAAATGACGATCGGTCTTGCCGCGATTGTCTTTATCATTCTTTCCTTTGTTAAAGGGCAAACTTTTCTCGAAGAATTGATAGGAGTAATCTCGCAGACTATTTCTTATACATTCATTATTCGTTTAATTTTTATTAAATGGGTTTGGAAATACATACCCTTTTTAGAGATTATACACGGTATACCTTACCTTGAGGGAAAATGGACTGGCACATTCGAGTCTACTTGGCGACCAAGCCCTGACGCTCCTTGTGCGACTGGTTCTATAGAAGTTAAAATTACTCAACCAGATATACATTGTATTAAAATTACTCAAAAGTCTGGAGAGTCATTAAGTCATTCTTATGGAGAAGTTTTTGAAACGCTTGAGGATGGCAGTATCTTTTTAAACTTCTCTTATAAGAATGTTCCAAACGCAGATGTTCGCGATCGAAGCCAAATCAATTTTGGTTCCGCGCGGTACCAGCTTGAAAGAGATAGTTCATATAAATTATCAGGAAATTATTGGACCGATAGAAAAAGCACTGGGAAAATAACAGTCTTAAAAAGTTAGTTCATCACTATCTTAAATTATGAAAAATGCCCCGTCCGTCGTCTCACTCTTTCACGGTGCTCATAAAACTCTTTGTCTACAACCCATAGATTCAAATTTAAAGCATGCAGTAACGCCATTAGATTCCGAATCCCTGGGTTTCCATCTTTAGCTAACATTCGATAGAGGGTGACACGGTTAATCCCTGTAGCTTTTGCCACTTTACTCGGGCCGATTACTTTTACTACAACGGCT
It contains:
- a CDS encoding McrC family protein gives rise to the protein MKFLKFFEYGGFEKSLGEESNSISDLNLTDAELQYLRSISEKTIIGSPIFEITQSKINATSIVGVIAFDGVHIEILPKLLRNNRSSNNNNNSSILQNLMFMLSYTNELDIYDSGVGSLSENSDSFIEAYIAIFADRLSKHLIRHGSPKAYVEKNENLNTVKGKIDFAKQSTINCFNQSRIYCNYAEFTEDNGLSRAFKFVSQSLIQLTKSSSNTSVLNRCIGLLDGVKGEYITGSEIDRLSIGKRNQNFIALINLTKMFLKKMRPEFSGQKKNKAFTLLFDMNELFEEFVFMVLKRNESYLNIKVQAQKHKRLVNAERDFLRDGEWQNRALFATYTDISITLSDGRIFIIDTKYKVVHSGKNHYGISNQDAYQILAYRQIHKDEVEPSVVLLYPRSKEDLQKEFRINGSETTFMAWTVDISVDLGKNMNLLVENLRNLITVVEQKSS
- a CDS encoding nucleotidyltransferase — protein: MERFPYLAGLLSENLRNSTTKEERLRGWAKPPSQTEIEKCERAERMIRQAIEEDPKLSKMDISVYAKGSYANRTNIPSDSDVDIAVVANYYHFNDYPAGKTASDFGFSNTGYLYTTFKDNVLEAIENKFGKSEVSAGEKCVKVRSNSCRVDADVVPHFVHKRFALDKSSQEGVSIKTAGTTIYNWPKQDYENGVQKNERTGKRYKALVRIIKNTRSKMREEGYTSAKNVASYLIACLVWNVPDYFFDEDSYEKMTADAIDFLIEQTSDLANVKEWGEVNELKYLFRTSQPWKLDEVHQFLRDAKTFLAEM
- a CDS encoding AAA family ATPase, which encodes MNFTWQDFFHELFIKIVSEFDSKSLAELVYRIFPENAMMDRDENNRELRFEEFDPCSFLARFNRQERTDKKIEYCIKAKEILKLTSNIPQDFNGIPIFNNMRWMFFPFKKERSKFEYEALWAFSKKLAEGEITRETLNNARKSFGAGLTYLTTIAYIVWPEKYLPLDDRTKSYLQKRAPFFEDMITSAKRSEEPFELYHSILKKLPDVIPGKTCADISYSAYLEDINKDSKPSGLTNIIKPNEIRYWSIAPGENAEYWHEWQQKNLISIGWNELGDLSKQDSLDEVGKIYKKKYKPEGSAKNNILANFEFAHRLKIGDVVFVKKGRTELLGVGRVISDYKFAATEIQSHTRQVEWMSIGTWKLKSDKFAIKTLTDITEYESFVENLLKLSGLDDSSIIGDIVNKLKEPSMNKNTIFWGPPGTGKTYKLLQLQNEFEDQETSTASDQVVQWVQDTDWWDVVAAAMYEIGKPVSVPELFEHEFIQIKAKQSSTKTPKNTLWAMLQTHTVQDSVTVKYGRRQEPLVVDKSEDSKWFLTGNWEEQLSDLVSEIQSLRDVKTVKRYEMVTFHQSYSYEEFVEGIRPEIQSDGNSVSYQVKDGIFKKLCQRAIENPDKNYAIFIDEINRGNISKIFGELITLIEEDKRLGAPHEVTITLPYSGKKFGVPNNLYIIGTMNSVDRSIALVDMALRRRFDFISIRPDSSLLSNSGIHEFDVRSIFEKLNNKISVILGTEYQVGHSYFMDKNVGSIASFKKIWFGGVLPLLQEYLFDDWDKLEALVGSFVKKTEVKDLENLSLPKFSFGSFIENNIADEVFIEFMKKLE